From the Vanacampus margaritifer isolate UIUO_Vmar chromosome 14, RoL_Vmar_1.0, whole genome shotgun sequence genome, the window acggcttcgccgcttcttgttttcgtcacagctgcatatcccgcccccaaatacaatgtcgctctgtgattggtccgaaacACCAGTGGTTtatatcggtggaaatcaatcggagcggtacaagatggattctcgggagtttgtgaactcacaaatacattttgcGAGAGCAAGGTCAAGCAACTTCGCCACCTTGGAGAAATGATCCACCACGTTAGCGATAACCTAATTTCCCTGGGACAGAGCCCTGTGATAAACTCAGACACAATGATGCTAGCTTTAGGTGGAACAGGATGGGAACTTGATGACGCAGACCAGCAGGAGCACAAACAGAGCATGTTACGATAAATTCAGTAAAGTCCTTGCCGACTCTACGCCACCAGAAAATGAGCCCAGCTGATTCACACCATGCACTATATTTTGGCAAGTATAGTTTCCTATTCATTTTGAGTAACCATACAGGCAACTCACCTCAAACGTGGTAAAGTCGTAAAGCGAAGCATGTCTTGCAAATGTGCATTCTTGTAAAGCGAAAACATGCTAGAATAAGTAAATCAACTGTGGCATTGCACAGAGTCTCTTACAGAGTGGGGATTAACTGACAATAAAAAGAATGACTGGACAAATGGCAGACACTGAAAGTTACATCATAATAACTGTTTGGATTTTCTGTTTAACAAAAAATTTTTCAGTTGTTTCCTTGTATCCTAGGAAGCAAACATAATCGCTGGCATCGGGCCGAAACCTCGTATCACAATTTGACAAATTTAACACTTTTTCAAAAATCCACCTTAATCTTGATGGCTCTCATGAAGAAACGGATGTGATCTCCACTTCCACATCCAGTCATTCTTTTGCTATTTGTTAACAGCGGGTTTCATGTCATAAAGCAGTTTATTTGAACGATTTTATTCCCCCTTTTCAAACGATCCTAAGCCCatgttgcatttaaaaataacttgcaCTCCTTGGAAACTTATTGTGCCGTTGCCGTTTGTACGAACAACCAACAAGCAAGAAAAAATTGGATATGTGActaaaaaaagcaatattttgaCCAGGCACTAAAACGAGGAAGAgggaatgttgttgtgaaaaacGGTTATTTCCAGCGACTACCCGGGATGAAGATCAGAGTAATTAGTCTGAGAATGTTGATTTGAAAAGCGCACATCAACCTACTATGCAGTTTCAttcatcatttcattttgtggAGAAAGACCACGATACAACGTGCAGATTGAGTCTGCTTGCTTTGCGGCAATTAACATGGGAGAAAATCTGCCGGgtgccaaaataaacaccaGGTATGATTTTATGTGTATGGGACACATAACACTTAAGTATTAAACATCTGAAATTATTAGAACGGTCGTAGCAATATTTTGGTGGGATTATGAAAGAAGTTTCACTCACTACTGTATTTCAATACTTCTCAAATTTGCATTATCGTGTGTGTGAATGGACAAAGATTTGCCATGCGACAAACATGATGGGATGGTGAGGGCATATTGTGAGCCTGACCTATGCAATTAAAATCCAAAAAGCTAATAATGTCAGTCAGCTCTCTGACTAAATTGTCCAGTCAATTGATGGTAGTACTGGTTAGTAGGCTAATGTGAAGTGTAGTCTATAATGCATACAGTCATGCAGTCTAAAATAAACTGATAAAACTGCTTTACCCAAAGTCAGATTGTTCTGTGCATCTATCATTACAAATACCGTTTTGGAATAtagaaagcaacaaaaaaacaacaacaacaaaaactatcaTCAGACTTGATGGTTTAGTTTCCCCCGACCAAAAGTGTTATGCTTCTTTTTCATAAATGTGTGAGTGAAATTTATCTTCCCTGCATCTCTAAAACTATAATACAATGATACAATTGCTTCTGGACAGAACAAATAGTGATGTCATGGCTTGAAATGTGAACATTGGGCCATCAGGATTGTCAGTTTTATTACAAGCCAAGCGCATCTTTGCTCGGATAGGCTGTCAGTGACAGTTATGAATACAATACAGACCTTGTTTTTGTAACGCTAACTGTGTAAGCGCACTCATTATCACGGGTCTCAGGAGGACAATTAGATTTCATGACACAAAGCTCTAAAGTCACCTCTCCAAAAATTCTTACGAGACACAACCTGTTTAGAGTCAGCTTTAACGTTGAAGGAGGTCACTCGTACGCGTACGTGTTTGAGGAAAATGTGATTCCTGAAGTTATATCACTTGATGTGCTGGCAACTGTTGACACTTCAAAACAAACACGTGTCATTGTACTCTAAATATGAATAACTCACATTTTATGACggataacatttttgaatgaaCAAGTCTTACCTGACTGCTGTGGTGGACGACGAATAGAATGCGCGCACGCGCGTATGTGTCACTATCACATGTCAGCTCATAGAGTCATGGTGTGAAGCGGAGTCTGTTCCAGAGGCGACACAGAGCTGTCCAAAAGTACGGCGGATGTGTGTCTGAGTTTAGGGGTGGGTGGGATTTATATTGGTGCTGTGGTTTACGCTGTTGGAGGGCGGGAAAGAAGATGCACACATATGATATGCCCACATTTTGTCAGACAAGTTATATTTAAGTGATTTCTTGATTGAAAAGGTCTGGAAGCAATCAAGGCTTGGGCGTGGTCAAACTCACcttaaaaaaagtgattagCCACAGTTAATTCATTATTTAACGAGGGCATCTTATTCACATAGAGCCAGGTAGCTTTGAATAGCTTttgttaaaatacataaaacaacCCTTTAAAAACGGCGTTTTGTTTACTCTGGTTGTTTTTGTCTGATATTGACATTTGATGatcttaaaacattaaaatgctgAATTCctgattatttcttttttgcacGTTTGTCAATTAAATATTTCCCACCATTAGACAAATTTAACTATtagtgaaatacaaaaaaaaaaaaggattgccCCTAAACCTTGGGCACTGTTAACAGCAACAACTACAATCACGCATTTGCAATAACTTGCAATGGTGGCTCCTTTGCTGAATTGTTGTAATTCAGCCACATTGGAGAGTTTTCGAGCATGATGAGCCACCTTTTTAAGGTCATGCCACAGCATTTCAATTGGATTCAGGTCAGGCCACCTCCAAAGTCTTCATCTTAATTTTCTTCAGCCATTCAGCGCTGGACTTGCTGGTGTGTTTTGGATCAATGTCCTTCTACAGAACCCAAATTCGTTTCAGCTTGAGATCACAAACAGATGGCCGGACATGATAATTTTTTGGGTCGACAGATGAATACATGGTTCCATTTATCACAGCAAGTCTAATATTGTATATACCTGGTGTGCATCTCTTATGAAAGAGTATTCAATATGATACTTGATACATGTGGTGTGATATGATTTAACAAGgacagtacattttaaaatgtaacaattttatTTGGTTTAAAACCAATGATCTGATTCAAATAGGTCTTACTTAATCTAATTTACATTGTGCATCTGTGACCGGATGTACACTAAATACACAGGTGGTGGGTCTCCTCACTTGGCATGAGTGTAGTGCCTGGCCCTTGCTGGGAATGGTGGCATGGAGACTGTGTCCTGGGGCTTCTTCGGTCCCCTACCTCACGTGTTCATGCTGTGTCTTGGGCATTTGCTGTGTTCACAACCCTTGGGGAGGTCAGCAGTGCTGGGGGGGTTGCCTTTGGATCCTCTCCCTGGTGCTCCTGTCTCTGCACCCCTAGCGGCCCCCTCCATCCTGTTGCTGCCTCCGAGCAGTGTGGTGCCAAAGCCACTCATCTGTGCCAGAATAGTGTGTAGAGGTTGGCACGACCGCCTTGCAGTCAAAAGGTTCTCGGTTCCAATATCAGCTCACGTCTTCATGTGGCGAGTTTGCATGATCAAGCTAGCCTTCTTGTACAAGAAGATTAACTGAAGGGAATATGGTTACTTAGACACTATTTgacaacatatacagtattttgcatCTGTTACAATGCCAGTCATATCAGCTAGTTATGTAGAGACTGTTAAAAGCAACCATTAAGACAGAAGTTGCcaataaatttatatttaattcagCCAAAAGGGTAAACAAAACTAATGTaaacaataagaaaaaagaCAGAGCAACATTGTTTGAAGagtaatagttcaaatgtgATGTCCTTGTTCTTCAAAACAGCTGTCCACTGGTTCCAAAGGAGTTTGAAACTCACTTTTGAATTTTtgatcatttgtttatttatttacaaaaatacctATTGGTTGGTGATCAGTTAAGGAGCCATTGGCAGAGAATGGAGGGAATGATTCTATAGATTTACAGTTCCACACTATTTATTCAACAGCAGTCCAATTTTGAGATTAGTTAACTTTTTTGGTTTTCTGATTCTTCCAAAGGACTATAGCGGTGAAGGCCCCTGTGGAGAGGAAAGATATggcatttaaattaaaaatacactaAACTGATTTCATCCAAGTGAATGAGGTGTGTGGTGATATACATGCATTAGTGTGGACATTTGGCATGCACCTTACCTATACAAAGGAGCAGTACTACAGCTGCAATACCAGGCAGAATGACTGAGTATTCACGTGGAAGAAAATACATGTGTAATACATGATCACTGTCCATGAAAGGCTGGGAATTGACAAGATatcaaacatttaagttaaAAAGCTGCGACTACTAACAGTTACCACAACGCATTTTTGTAATTGTGACAAAAAATTAGGGGACTAAATGAGTTTCAAAAATAATCTatctgcaattatttttttcctcaatatcACAATTGTGATTAAATATAGGATTTACACGATCAGGACTTCTGCATCCTAtgcaatttgaaaattgcattctgcTACATTATGATGttaatttgatttcaatttaaTGTACAGCAAACAAGAAGCAGAAAACGAATGCTTGTTAGGTTGTATTTAACCAGACTAAATAGCCTACACATATTGCACTGAAGTAGAATTTAAGAATCCAAACATACCAGGACAATGACCCAGATAGAATAGTAAGTAAACAGCATGAGGCTGAAGACAATAAGACTCATGCCTGCTGCTTGATCCACTCCGGTAGCCTGGAAACAAAGTCACACAATAAGCAGGATGAGCtcccatgaaaaaaacaacaacatattgttTAGTCTGACTTTAGTGAAGGCATCAGTGATTCTGAAAAGAATAAGCGTGGTATAAAAAGGAATGGATGGGTGGTGTCGAGAGAAGTAGGTCTTGAATGTTTTACCCTAAGTAATACTTAGctctccaagtaccaccatcatgaccaacattaaaataaaatggagtaATAGTCTAAAAGTATTAATGAAAAATTAGACcggttgtattaaaaaaaaaaaaaaagtaatattttacatttttgtaagccactgtaacattatgcaccaTTTAAATACTAACACTACActtaaatacatgaaaacaaaCTGTATTTAAGTAATACTTCAATTAAAATGCAGTGCACAAAACATTGcctaaataaattcatttttgaagatatttaaatgcaaatgtatgaaCTTAAAAAGTAACTGAACTCTACGTTGGTAGTGATTCATACACATACCACTAGGAGGAGCCCATGTATCACATGTGGTAGACGTAGCACACTTCGAAAACTACTGGTGTTGAGGATTTAAGATTCAAGATGTTTATTTGCCACAGCAAAAACACAATGCTGACACcgattttttacttttttttctattattgatAGGGCGGGGTGGCAACGATGAGAACAGGGATGGATGATCTTAAGCAGTCTATCTTCAATGTAATCCATATATTTTCAGATCGTTTCGGCCATCGATCTGAATGTGCTAGAGCCCTTGCATGTGATCATATTGCAAGTGGTATTATTTTAGGACAAATAAAAGAGGACATATTTGGCAGATTGAGTATTGTATGCATTAATACACTGCCAAACATCACTGTATCATGTTCAGACGTTGCCAATACTTACAGAATAACCACGTGTTTTATACAACACTTAAGATTCAGTGATGTTCTACGACACAAAAACTACTACGACATAACTACATTGTTGTCAAGAGAATAATCAGAACCTAAAGTTGTGGCTCATTGAGTTTATTTCAACAAATAATGTCCGATTGATTCTAAAAGTTAAGATAGTTGCTAGTTGAACTAATTCCattatgaggggaaaaaaagttaataaataTCCCTACATGAGTACAAGATAGAAAAGCCAATGAAGACCGTCCCTAATGTTTCAGACACCCGAAAAGAATGTAATGTTCTTTGTCCTCCACCAGCATAATGCCAATCCTATGATCGTGTGGGGCTTTGTTTAATATTATACCCCAAAATGTCGCATAAACCAGCGTATTAAAATATCTTACCATTTTCTGACAGGTATTATTTGCTGACGCTTCCTGGTTGTCTTCTTCTTCACAAATCCGACTCCTGAGACGCGGTTGCTAATATATGCTGCTCCCTCCTGGTCAATATGCAACACATCGACATTtgaaagtacagtactgtacagtaaaactCAGCTCAACTTTACGTCGTTCTATTATTTATCTCCCATTCGAAATCTTAATTTTTAGTTAAcctcaaacataaaaaaaaaaaaacttttaattttataaatgtgtaaaatttCTGATGAAACTAATTTGTGGTACATCCTGACCCAAAAGCCATTTTTTTGACTTCTTTGTCAGAGAACAGCTGCACATGCCCATGGTATTTTAAAGTTTAGAGATCAAATTAAGACCGTAATCTGTGAAGGTTAAAGAGCATTTAAGGTTTATCCTGAAATTTCAATTAAAAGATGAAAATCTCCAACTTCTTGCTAGCAGTGTATGTTAATGGTTTATCATCGTTTTATCTCTTGTAATATGTAGGGCAAAAATGGATTTTGTAAACATGTGTCTGGTTTAAAAAAGACAAGAGTTTAATTGAAATTTATTCAGGcacaaacagtaaaaaaaaagaagtaaaacaaCTGCAATCACCTATGTTCATATTTATTGCCATTGTCATGTTATCCCCCAAAATGTTTAATCACTGGGTGCAGAAAATAAAgttgtgaaaaagaaaatcttatTTCAGGGTATATACATAGTTAAGTACATAGAAAACATTAACATAATAAGTTAaagaagacccccccccccccccaaataccaATAAATCCCTCATATTGTAATTACTGACACCATTCTTTCGCTCATCTCATTTTTACAGTATCTTTCActtcacatacaaaaatatagagCAGCCTGCTAGTCTGAAAATATGACACAGAGTGAACAAgtcaaaacaattatttacaataatatgttctatgtgccccgACTAGTCAAAACATGGTAACACAATTTGATATATGCTGATATCGTTATCTCCCTGCCTGAAATTATTTGGTGAAATATATTAAATGCTTTgatcttctttaaaaaaaaaataaaggaaattatGAAGAatgtttgctggaggtcaacaTGTGTTGTGATGAACCAGAACAACAcacaatttatcggaatcagccatctttgttgttttcatctTGAACAATTTGAGGTCATAACTGGGGTGAATgcaacttcccaccttcctccaGGCAGCATTAGGCACagggatgtcattttcagtggacagcaagtgacaaaatggctgcccgaGATGGATATAAATGGGTGGGTTCTGcatcttaattcatattctacaaacgcAATATGAtgttgtttagactagtgggggaaaatagaacatattattgtattttttttgtacttgacaTCCCCATTCGGGAAAATATTTATGAGGTCAAGAAATATTCACAGAGGCCACTATCCACATACATGCGTCCACAATAGTAGAATTTATAGTAGTTTAATGTGCaaacaaatttgtgtttttttttctatctttaaTTTCTCCAACAAATGTTTAGCAGTGGCTAAGTGAAGGTCTATTGCTTATAGTACTTTTTACTATAATATGGGATATACCTTTACTGTATGTACTACATACCCACATTGCCATTCACTAACACAGTTACACTGTCAGTAAGCACAAATGTGTCCAGTGGAGGGAGGTTCCATTGTTTACACTGACAATCTTGGTACATTGAATGCTTTGTGGTGTCCCAACCGTGGGACGGGGGTCTGTGCAGCTCCATACACAATGTGACAAGAGCAGAGTTTGCACAAACAGTTCAAACATATAATATGGATTTTCGTGTTACATCAACAAGTAACATCCCCATAATATATTGCATCACTGAGACCAACTGTCAAGAGACGAAAGTGCAAAGTAAATTCAAGTTAGGTCATTCTGATATGACTATAGTGGTGAAAAATATGCATACAGAAATATTGTGCTTACAAGGTGCCAAAAAATAGGAGTGTTTTTTAGGTTATTGGTACTGAAGTAGGGCACAGCAATAGTGTGTTATTGCTACTGCTATGATGAACCCTTACTTGAGTGGTCTATAATAACCGTGGCCAGCCTTGAAACCTCTCATTTTCCCTTACTGTGCCACCCACTAAAAATAGTGGACACCTCGGGAAATGTGTTGAACATGTACATTAAGTGACCAAGCTTCTTTGGCTTCTGAAAATGCATCAAGTCAGTCAGATAACAAATTACAGGTCCACActaaaaataattgtgtttttaaaaaataataattttacaatcTTGTAATTTAATGAACATTATCAGTGCTTTCAGTTGCTTTTGCAACTTTATTTCTTGAAGTTTTTTCCTGCTAGTGTTGTAACAACTATATTTCCCTCATACATTTATGTTCTTTTCACTGCGGATCTAATATAAATTAATCTACATTATTGAAATATAAACGGAGCACTgtagcaataaaataaaataaaacacaattgtTATGACTTTTACAGTTGAAAGCTTCCCAATCATTTGGTAATTTGCAGGTTttggtataaaaaaacaaacatctgacAGTCACAATGAAATTCAGAGGCGGCGTATTAGGgtcacatataaatatattttttaagagggTGAGAGCAAAATTCAGAGAAAAacactcacaaatttgcgagtttataaagtcgcaaatttgcgagtttataaagtggcaaatttgcaagaaaaaacgtaTTAATTTGCAACTtaataaagtgtcaaatttgtgagtctataaagtgtcaaatttgcgacTTGATAAAGTGGccgatttgcgagaaaaaacacaCGAAATACATGTCGCGTACtgctcggatgtttgtgccaatactatTTGgccgggttttcaaataaggagatagtaactGCTTTATCAAAGATTaataaccatatgatgttaatcattcgctctttgaagcgttgagtacggccagcgacaaagacgcctcacttcgaaaaggtccacaccctgaggatcaagcatttaagttaatttgttaaaatgtatacagtgctgctcaaaagtttgtaaacctcttgagcaattttaactttccaattgtttcaacctgattttgttgttcaatctgaaccattacattttatatgaaataacagatgtaggtttagcatttcaatgcattgttcttttttttttctttcttttttaaatcaattgacagtcaaaacaaaattaaaaagagcTTTTGGTCAATTCacgtaggtgcaaaagtaagtaaaccctgagctgcattggttaaaacaagctgtcaagtaggatcaggtaggataaattggtagctaaactaaccactgaaatggaccaatgaaatgagaggtttagcaaaaaatgtgtgcatcactgactgaaacaggaTCATAAAAtgaagccgttctttgtgaagttacagcctggtagacgatggatcatgcacatgacaataatccaaaacaTTCCAGCAATACCACCAAGGAATGtgtgaagaacaacaagattcatgttctggatgtgcccaattaaaatcctgacttaaattctttcaaaatactgtggcgggacctgaagcgggcagtttatgctagacgtccgtccaacctctctcaattggatgcattttgcaaggaagagtggcaaacatcccccaaagtagatgtgaaagactgatgaatcactaaagaaagtgtttggatgaagttatcattgcaaaaggaggtgcaatgtcggattaagtgagaggtttacatacttttgcacccatgaaatcagagtttttttttttaaatcaacagcttttgttcaagaatgaatgacaatattatcattctttttgttcaagtccactattttcaatgtcagaattgtagatttgggtattACTAAACAtgtaataaggttattttaatattttaaacaaaaagtctgaccatgcctgcagggttcacaaacttttgaacagcactgtatttacattacatttttgtttccagaattattatttacacattcatacattttggtatttttttgtacaagtagctaagttgatgtgtcgaatctgctgctttccgtcattcacttgcatttacctaaagtatgctagcttctgatttgTTAGTGTTAGTCATCTGATAGGGGAttaggaagtgttgtcgctctagctgtcgtgtatgacgagtaaagtgaATGAATCTGTCTCTATCCCgccttttcatttcataaacagtgtcccattatccaccaacgaatcctcacatcaGACTCtcgctacgctacgtgtatttcgcgtaagtttctgagttttttctcttgtaaatttgccactttataaagtagcaaatttgcaagttttttttaaagaatattactccccccctctgaaaaaaatataattatacgtggccctaatacgccttCGTCAGTTTTGGCTGTGGCTGTTATGACATTAAAGTAAATCCAATGAGAAAATCAGATGGACTAGTCTGGAAAGATAAAACGAAACTCACATTTGTCATTCGTTAAAAGAGCATTCAGATACAGTACAGTCTTACATATAGCCTGCCATATGAActtgaaaaaattaaaacatttgaataaaaagaaaaaaatgtttgccattTAGCATGTAATGTGCTTTGCTTTTAAGAAGTTTCTAGTAATCCTCTTACATGTGTGCAAAATTGTGTAAGCAGGTAAATTCAAGGATCACATCGTTCAGTAATGAACAGAATAATAACCATGGGACCACTTGTCATTtcattaagactttttttgtgccatCATACTACCTAATCTTGCTTAATTTGACACCTGCTTTTAGATGGTGTGATGGGATTCAATTTATCTGTTCCTTTTATAGTGCGAATAAGATACAATTTGTTTACATTCCTAATGAGAAAGCTGTCCAAATAACTGTCCAGAGAAATCTTATGAGTGTATAAGCTCCTGGAGGACTGAAAAAAGCATAAATcatcatttcttcagtgttctACTAAGGGATGTATTCAAGTAATTTGTTGATTTAgaagtcatcaaaaaaaaatacatatatatatatatatatatattttaaaaagtcacgGAAAAAATGATTACTGATTTACTCTGAAATagaaaaatatgttcaaatatAGTATGGAATTGAAACAATGGTTATATTTGATTTGAGTTCATTTGCACAGTGTTAAATGAAGTATATTCAAAAGTAGGTTTACAtcatatttataaatgttttacagTCAATAATACAGTAACTCCTTGACATTCAACAAAGTTCATCAGGCTGATATGCTCATTAATTCTTAACATGGGAATTATATTTATACCACTTGTCTACATTAGGAATGTATGGAGCCCCTCTGGTGCCagggtatgaaaaaaaaatagaatttttttgctaatctctacccacagtttagtaaggTGAAGACGCTGGTTTCTTCGTTGCTtagagtcttaaaaaaaaaaacttattttaacctgctcttattttcacaaaatcaaaatggcacgGAGTTTCTCGCCTGTTTCACACTTCACACTTCacagttttcaaataaatcaaacttgTATCTACATATTCGAGTGTTCTTCTTTGTTTCATATTGacgtgctaaactgtgggtacagattgctgacctgtgggaacagattatatatatatatatatatatatatactgtatatatatataaataaaaaccatACCCTGGCACCAGAGGGGCTCTGTAGGAATATGCTAACTACGACATCACTCTTTTGCCATTCCATATATCATAGTTGTTGTGAATTTCGTACCCATTTTTTAA encodes:
- the LOC144033883 gene encoding dolichol phosphate-mannose biosynthesis regulatory protein-like → MATGVDQAAGMSLIVFSLMLFTYYSIWVIVLPFMDSDHVLHMYFLPREYSVILPGIAAVVLLLCIGAFTAIVLWKNQKTKKVN